TTGTTGCCAGGTGACGGTCGTGGACGCAGGGACGGATCATGGTACAAACGGGAATGAAAAGACGGATATGAGCGAGCAGTCGACAGCGAAACTCCGTGGCGAGCTGAAGATATTCTCGCTGGTCCTCCTTCATCGTCGTCTCTAGCAGTACTGCTACTGTAGGTGGGAGAAAAGGCCGGCACGCCATCAGTTGACGCGTCATGCCCATGCCCATGCTTACAGAAAAAGCCAACCGTATGAGTACGTGCCATGCCCTCCTCGAGTACCGGTTGAGTACCCCTGAATAAGCATCCCCGTGGTACACAACGTAATGGCATCGGGACCGTTCAGTCAGTAGGCAAATGCGAGTGTCAATCAATGTTTTAGATTGGTGAAAGTCTTTCTTACCTTTACGCCCGTTATGCTACTCCATGTACTAACTGAAGTTCTGATAACTCTCAAAATATCTGAATACTCTGCCTAAACTCAGTTGAGATCCTTTGATCTTCACGCTCTTCAAGTGGTGTACGGGTCCACTAAGATAAGGTGGCCCACCTGGCAGTGTGGTGGGTTTGGGTTGAATGGGTGGAGGGGAGGGAGAGCTAAGCTCACATGTCTGTCATTAACAGCAGCAGCGGTACATGAAGAAACATAAAGAAGAGGCGACGCAGTGGGGCTGGGCCATGCCTTTCCGCAAATCAGCACGAGCCACCGCGTCCTCTTGCCGTCCTGCCACCGGCCGATTCTCCTCCCACGCACCCACTCTGCGTTTTTTACCTAAACAAATCATTTGCTGTGGCCACTCCTCTGTTGCGGTTAAATCGCACAACTGCTGCCCTGATTGTTATGCGCAATATCTATGGCGTACGGTTAAGTGAGTAAGATCACGTAGTAATAGAGGCCAAACACACGTCTGGAATTCTATAGCTGTCCTTTGCCTtatttcttcttcctttttgttAATATCTTTTCAACATATTTTACCTTATATATAAATTATATCAAAGACTGATTGTTCTATTGTTTTTGggtaaaaacacacacacacacacacatttggaGTATATTTATGACATGGAGCTGGATCCCACACTGTAAGACCGATGGTACGAGCAGGTGCTCTTGTAACGCTAGTCAAATTGCACTCTAGATGCGTGAAAATAAATTATTCACGCGTGTTCTTCTAATGATCTTCGCTCCTCATAAGGTGGTGTTAATAAAAAATGCACTTTTATAAAAAAGAAATATGGTGTTAGTGACGCAAAATCATCGTAAATCATATCAAAAGATGTGTTTTCCTTTAATTGCTTTAAAGCTTATGACTTCCTAGTTCCAACAAAATAGTGCTAAAGAGGATTAAAACTAATACTACCTCGGTTCAGAATTACTTGTCGCTCGAAAGAGTGTATCTACAGGAGTACAAATTATGATTAGAATGTGATTTTGCTCATAGCACCAATCTCTTACCAAAATGGAGAATTTAgcctccggcccataatataagattgtATTCAAGCTATGTTAGCTTGAAAAAACGATCttctattgtgggacggagggaataaATGGTAATTGTGATGTCCTCAATGCAACTGCACCATCAAACATAACCAAAGCAAGCCTTCACTCGAACCTTTCTACTAGTTATGTGTAGGCATGCATCATACCTAACCGTTGACAAATCGATGCATGATTTTCAGGCTTTTATTTATCAGTAGGGCTCAAATAACACATGGATCGAAAACCTTGGGATTGTCATGTGATGTCCGTAGATTGTTTTATTCTACCATAGAGaaaacaagtactccctccataaactaatataagagtgtttagtatactaaaatagtaatctaaacgctcttatattaatttacagagggagtacataaaaaACCTGCCAGAAAAATTCTCATGGAATGGAATCTAACTTATCAATCATCCACATGCGAACTTCTTCGAGGATCATAATCCTACAAATTTCTATGAAAAATATAAGAGCTCCCTACCATCGAGCACCACTTTTTATTGTTAGCTTTGGTCATAGCCGTTACTCCAAGGGTGATGTATTGCACCAATAATCTGTCAGTTAAACAACTGATGCGTCTCAACACATTTCGAGGAGAAGCATCTAGCTTTGGGTTCTTATGGCATTTCATCCTCACCCTGATGGTTCTTCATACCTTGGCTTAGTTTCGTTGTTGTCTTCATTCCGGACATTGATAGATCACCCGGGCTCAAGTCTATAATGAGCTACAATTGCCCTATTCAGACTCACATAGAACATaagttattactccctccgtaaactaatataagagcgtttagattactactattttagttatctaaacactcttatattagtttacagagggagtacatcacaAAGAAATAATTCAGAAAAAGACAAAGCTGATAATAGATTGGTGTGGTGATTGACTAGAGTAATAATCCAGGAGTATTTTACCTAAGCATCAATAAAAATTCATGCACGAGCGATGTCCATAAAAAACCTCACAACTTCCAAGGGCTAAAACGGAAAAAACAAGTACCCCTCCTTCAAATTCCAAACCTCGCAACCGAAAAAGTGTGAAACCAAAACGAAACGAAACGAAGCTACCCCAGCTAGGGCCACACGCCTCCCTTCCCCCCGCCCCGCTCCCAAACTGAAAACCAAACGAGTCTCCGTCTCGGCATCTCGTCTctctcttccccatctccggcctcCCTCACCCGCCTCCTCCCATGTGGCTGCCCTGGGTCAAGACGCGCTCCTCCTcccccacctccgcctcctccgcctccacctgctcctccacggcgctcgtcgccgcctcgccgcgcctctcCTTCAACTCGCCCTCCCTCAAGGACCTCCAGGCCCTCCTCCGCTCCGACCACGCCGCGCCCTCCCCGTCCCCGCCGCAGCCCCCGTGCTCCCCCTCCGCCGCGCGCGTCTTCCACCGCGTCCGCGTCGCCGCCTCGGCCCTTCGCGCGCTCCGCACCCTGcaggcgccgccgcccgccgccgaggCCGACCGCCGCGTCGTGCTCTACTACACCTCCCTCCACGTCGTCCGGGGCACCTACGAGGACTGCCGCGCCGCGCGCGCCATCCTGCGCGGGCTCCGCGCCTCCGTCGACGAGCGCGACCTCGCCATGGACGCGCGCTACCTCGAGGAGCTCACGGCGCTGCTCCCGCGCGCGCGCCGGATCACGCTCCCGCAGGTCTTCGTCGGCGGCCGCCACCTCGGCGGCGCCGAGGAGCTCCGCCGCCTGCACGAGTCGGGCGAGCTGCGGCGCGTCGTGGCCGGCGCCGCGCCCCTCGCCGCCTGCGCGCGGTGCGGCGGCGAGCGCTACGTGCTGTGCGGCAGCTGCGACGGGAGCCACAAGCGGTACAGCCTCAAGGGCGGCGGCGGGTTCCGCACCTGCGCCGGCTGCAACGAGAACGGCCTCGTCCGGTGCCCGGACTGCTCCCCGCCGGCCGTCTGATCCAGATTCAAAAAGGTTCCAATCCACCGATGACTGGTATTACTCAGTAGTACTGCTAGATTTTAATTTCGTAGCGGGTACCGAAACCGAGATAAGAAATGGGTTCTCTGTGTAGTCTTTACTACTACTGCTACATGATTTAGTGTAACTGGTGTCTGATACAGTACCGTGTGTGATGAATTGGAGTTGCAAGTTTTCAGCATTTCCAAACCAAACACCTCTAGTGGCGCATTATGCTGTGTTGCGTACTTACTTTCTCTTTGCTAAGCTATGCTGGAGGAGATTAAGTCTGAATCTGAAGTTTGTTCGATGACCCTAGTAAATGATTGGTAAATGTTATTACTACTGCTTACTGCTAGTAGTAGAAGTTAAATGTTACTCCTGCTTACTGGTACTAGAAGTTAAGAAAGATTTATCCTGTGAACTGTACTGCAAGGCTAGTGGCATATGCAAGGCATGAGCCATTTGCACTGGTTCTTTTCTTCTTTTCCCTCTTCaaaatgttcaccgttgatgatgcAGTTGAAAGGTTGGTGTGTGtggtttgcttgtttgtttgcggaGGGGCACTGGTCAAGTTTCTAAAAAGCTGCCACATGCCATGCCTGAATTTACGACGCTGGGCCGCAGCAGCGGCAGCTAGCTACTTGTGGAGGTCGCCCGGCCTTGCCGAGATCTTACGGCTGCTACGCCGGAAAAGCGGTCTCGCTGGAAAAGCTAGCGTCTCTCTCAGGACACAGGGGAGGCTTTTCTTGGATGCCCCTTTTCTCTCGCCGGGGCCGATAAAATGGAACGGGAGCTCGTGCGGCGTTTTGAATGCCATCTGCTGATTGGTATGGTAAAGTAAAGTGGCCGTTGGATAGGACTAATAAGATCTGATTGGCCTAGTAGCAGTACTTAACTTGAGagatcattcattcattcattcatcaaTCCGTGAGTgagaaattatttgtagtaggccggGGTTTCCTTGCCACACGGAGAGCCATGATTAGTGGCGCCACTTTGTGCATGAGTGTGTACAAGCCGGGGATCACGACCGGTGACGCATGATTCTTGTGCAGTCGCGCTCCTCGCCCTGTCGACCGTGAGCTGTCGAAGTTCCGAGCAGATTATGCAGATGCACGAGTGATCATGTGGACGCCGATGAGAGGGCGCAAGGCGGCGAATCGGTCAATTATGTGATGTGACTGCGATGCCCCGTCGCCACTTGGAAGCTGGAGCTGTGCGTGcgccggggaggaggaggacgccgCACCGGCCGCCGGCGTCGGGTTGCGCATGGACGCATACGCCTGGAGCTGGAGacgtgacgaggaggaggagggagggcgcACGACCCACGTGGTGGGACGCGGCGATCTCGGCTCGTCCGCAGCCCGGCCGTGGCGGGGCCGGGGCCTCGTGACGGCCTCGTTGCGGCGCCGGGCTCCATCATTGAGCCCAGTGGTCACGTCAGAGCACACACCAGCGGGTGTCGCCCCACCCGTCCCGTCGTGCTGCCCGCCTCGCCTTTTTCACCCCCGGTCTCCCGCTGCCTGCCGATCGGGTGCAGGGTGAAATTCCGGACGCGCCGTTGTTGCGATCGATCTGCTTCCGCTGCTACGCGGTCGCCTTGGGCGTGCGGGACTGGAAAGGCCTCCCGTCGGTGAGGTGCGCCTTGGATTGGAAGGATTTCGCGGCAGTGGTGGTGCACGGACTGCTCGTGCCCTGCCCCTGCTACggcggtagtggtgggcctggtagTGGCCTGGCATGGTCGAGGAAGGGATTTACCGGAACCGGCGGCCCTGGGAGTAAACTGCGGCGGACACCTCTCGCAGGCCACGGGTTATTTTTCTTCTGGTGAATTATTCGTGGACGGTCAAACGGTGGCTCCGTCCTGCCTCGTAGAACCTGGGTGAAGCTTCAAGATGTTTCGGTGATTCTTATCATGCAGATGTTTTGGCTAATTGATGCTCACCGAATTCCTGCGATTCCACTTCCCCAATATGTTATGATTGACTTTATCGCTTGGACCTACCTATAACCTAGAGACTCTaggtccttcccccttcccccttccccgcagtGCGCTACTCCGGCGCCGACGTCCACCGCGCCTCCGCGCCCCGGGCCGTGCCACTCCGGCCGTCCCGGCCACCCAGATCTGTTCCCTCCCCCCCCCNNNNNNNNNNNNNNNNNNNNNNNNNNNNNNNNNNNNNNNNNNNNNNNNNNNNNNNNNNNNNNNNNNNNNNNNNNNNNNNNNNNNNNNNNNNNNNNNNNNNNNNNNNNNNNNNNNNNNNNNNNNNNNNNNNNNNNNNNNNNNNNNNNNNNNNNNNNNNNNNNNNNNNNNNNNNNNNNNNNNNNNNNNNNNNNNNNNNNNNNNNNNNNNNNNNNNNNNNNNNNNNNNNNNNNNNNNNNNNNNNNNNNNNNNNNNNNNNNNNNNNNNNNNNNNNNNNNNNNNNNNNNNNNNNNNNNNNNNNNNNNNNNNNNNNNNNNNNNNNNNNNNNNNNNNNNNNNNNNNNNNNNNNNNNNNNNNNNNNNNNNNNNNNNNNNNNNNNNNNNNNNNNNNNNNNNNNNNNNNNNNNNNNNNNNNNNNNNNNNNNNNNNNNNNNNNNNNNNNNNNNNNNNNNNNNNNNNNNTGCTTCCTCGTGCGGCCATGGCTGCCAGCCCCAGATCCGTTTCCTCCCAGGCCAGGCTGGCGGGAGAGAGGCCGGTGGTCTCTGCGTTGGGTCTTTCGGAGGGCTCGGCTGAGTCGGACCTGCAGCCGGCGATGGACTCCGCGCCACG
The Triticum dicoccoides isolate Atlit2015 ecotype Zavitan chromosome 3A, WEW_v2.0, whole genome shotgun sequence genome window above contains:
- the LOC119269462 gene encoding uncharacterized protein At5g39865-like, translating into MWLPWVKTRSSSPTSASSASTCSSTALVAASPRLSFNSPSLKDLQALLRSDHAAPSPSPPQPPCSPSAARVFHRVRVAASALRALRTLQAPPPAAEADRRVVLYYTSLHVVRGTYEDCRAARAILRGLRASVDERDLAMDARYLEELTALLPRARRITLPQVFVGGRHLGGAEELRRLHESGELRRVVAGAAPLAACARCGGERYVLCGSCDGSHKRYSLKGGGGFRTCAGCNENGLVRCPDCSPPAV